The proteins below come from a single Mesobacillus jeotgali genomic window:
- a CDS encoding AI-2E family transporter — protein sequence MTKSKLQFWLIQILLITTIIYVSTKISFMFEPIGIFISTVFFPILITGFLYFLLNPVVDFLERKKLPRVLAILIIYVVFGALLVLAIGNLVPAVSKQATELANDLPVFADKTTEYFYDVVQSSEFKSFRDEQREMIDTVQERVIEYANTIPTKLTNGLRGFLGIVTNIAIILVTVPFLLFYMFKDGHRFPLAVSKFIPKDYRDEGLKILKETGETLAAYIQGQVTVALAVGTLAFIGYLIIDLRYALILALIVAFTNIIPYVGPIIGGAPAVLVGLFDSPTKALLVVVVILVAQQIEGNLLSPLILGKTLDTHPATIIIILLAAGNLAGVLGMVLAVPTYAVSKTIVLNLVRFLRARKRATITTEAT from the coding sequence TCGTTTATGTTTGAGCCTATTGGGATTTTCATCTCAACGGTGTTCTTTCCGATTCTGATTACTGGATTCCTCTATTTCCTGCTGAATCCGGTGGTGGACTTCCTGGAACGCAAAAAACTTCCTCGGGTACTCGCAATATTAATCATTTACGTGGTGTTTGGTGCCCTTCTTGTTCTGGCAATTGGGAATTTGGTTCCGGCGGTTTCCAAGCAGGCAACAGAGCTTGCGAATGATCTTCCTGTTTTTGCTGACAAGACGACGGAGTATTTTTACGATGTTGTTCAGTCCTCAGAGTTTAAGAGCTTTAGGGATGAGCAGCGAGAAATGATTGATACGGTGCAGGAGCGCGTAATTGAGTATGCAAATACGATACCGACCAAACTCACGAATGGGCTCAGGGGCTTTTTGGGTATCGTCACCAATATCGCGATCATCCTTGTTACCGTTCCGTTTTTATTGTTTTACATGTTCAAGGACGGTCACAGGTTCCCGCTTGCTGTTTCCAAGTTCATTCCAAAAGATTACCGTGATGAGGGGCTTAAAATCCTGAAAGAAACGGGTGAAACCCTGGCTGCATACATCCAGGGTCAGGTAACGGTTGCCCTGGCGGTTGGGACGCTGGCGTTTATCGGGTATCTCATCATTGATTTACGCTATGCCTTGATTCTGGCGTTAATTGTCGCCTTCACAAACATTATTCCGTATGTTGGGCCAATTATTGGCGGAGCGCCTGCAGTGCTGGTCGGTCTCTTTGATTCCCCGACAAAGGCTTTGCTGGTGGTAGTCGTCATCCTTGTGGCCCAGCAAATCGAAGGGAACTTGCTGTCTCCACTTATTCTTGGTAAGACCCTTGATACTCATCCGGCAACGATTATCATTATTTTACTGGCGGCCGGAAATCTGGCTGGTGTACTGGGCATGGTGTTAGCCGTTCCGACCTATGCCGTCTCAAAAACAATCGTCTTAAACCTGGTCCGGTTCTTAAGAGCACGGAAAAGGGCAACTATTACAACCGAGGCAACATAA